From the genome of Streptomyces sp. NBC_01116, one region includes:
- a CDS encoding ferrochelatase — MSDLRDPAPYDALLLLSFGGPEGPDDVVPFLANVTRGRGIPEERLKEVGKHYFLFGGVSPINAQNRALLDALRKDFAEHGPDLPVYWGNRNWAPYLTDVLREMTADGHRRIAVLATSAYASYSGCRQYRENLAESLAALEAGGLEVPRVDKLRHYFNHPGFVTPMADGVLASLADLPEDVRAGAHIAFTTHSIPTSAADASGPADAHGDGGAYVAEHLDVARLIIEAVREETGIAYPWQLVYQSRSGAPHIPWLEPDICDHLETLSDEGAPAVVMAPIGFVSDHMEVLYDLDTEAAAKAAEIGLPVRRSATVGDDPRFAAAVRELLLERAATERGRTVERCALGSLGPSHDLCPVGCCPARAPKPAAAGADSPYA, encoded by the coding sequence ATGTCCGATCTGCGCGATCCCGCTCCCTACGACGCCCTGCTGCTGCTCTCCTTCGGCGGCCCCGAGGGCCCGGACGACGTGGTCCCGTTCCTGGCGAACGTGACCCGCGGCCGAGGCATCCCCGAGGAACGCCTCAAGGAGGTCGGCAAGCACTACTTCCTGTTCGGCGGGGTCAGCCCGATCAACGCGCAGAACCGCGCGCTGCTCGACGCCCTGCGCAAGGACTTCGCGGAGCACGGCCCGGATCTCCCGGTCTACTGGGGCAACCGCAACTGGGCCCCGTACCTGACCGACGTCCTGCGCGAGATGACCGCCGACGGCCACCGCCGGATCGCCGTCCTCGCCACCAGCGCCTACGCCTCCTACTCGGGCTGCCGCCAGTACCGCGAGAACCTCGCCGAGTCCCTGGCCGCCCTGGAGGCCGGGGGGCTGGAGGTGCCCCGGGTCGACAAGCTGCGGCACTACTTCAACCACCCCGGCTTCGTGACGCCCATGGCGGACGGCGTCCTCGCCTCGCTCGCCGACCTCCCCGAGGACGTCCGCGCGGGCGCGCACATCGCGTTCACCACCCACTCCATCCCGACCTCCGCCGCCGATGCCTCGGGCCCGGCCGACGCGCACGGCGACGGCGGCGCGTACGTCGCCGAGCACCTCGACGTGGCCCGGCTGATCATCGAGGCGGTGCGCGAGGAGACCGGCATCGCGTACCCGTGGCAGCTCGTCTACCAGTCCCGCAGCGGCGCCCCGCACATCCCGTGGCTGGAGCCCGACATCTGCGACCACCTGGAGACCCTGAGCGACGAGGGAGCCCCCGCGGTCGTGATGGCGCCCATCGGCTTCGTCTCGGACCACATGGAGGTCCTGTACGACCTCGACACCGAGGCCGCCGCGAAGGCCGCCGAGATCGGCCTGCCGGTCCGCCGGTCCGCCACGGTGGGCGACGATCCGCGCTTCGCCGCCGCCGTACGGGAGCTGCTCCTGGAGCGCGCCGCGACCGAGCGCGGCCGGACGGTGGAGCGCTGCGCGCTGGGGTCCCTGGGTCCCTCCCACGACCTCTGTCCGGTCGGCTGCTGCCCCGCCAGGGCCCCGAAACCCGCCGCCGCGGGCGCCGACAGCCCGTACGCGTAG
- a CDS encoding inositol monophosphatase family protein, whose translation MTDPALSELLDLALEAARRAGALLRDGRPADLGVAATKSSPIDVVTEMDIAAEKLITGYLSDFRPDDGFLGEEGASSPGSTGIRWVIDPLDGTVNYLYGLPTWAVSIAAERDGERVVGVVEAPMRRETYRAVLGGGAFANGEALRCRPAPPLDQALVSTGFNYVGHVRAHQADVAQRLIPRLRDIRRSGSAAVDLCDVAAGRLDGYYERGLHPWDLAAGDLIAREAGALTGGRPGLPADGDLTVAATPGVFEPLQAALDELGAWHD comes from the coding sequence GTGACCGACCCCGCCCTGTCCGAACTGCTCGACCTCGCCCTGGAGGCCGCCCGCCGCGCCGGAGCCCTGCTGCGCGACGGCCGCCCGGCCGACCTGGGGGTGGCCGCGACCAAGTCCAGCCCCATCGACGTGGTCACCGAGATGGACATCGCCGCCGAGAAGCTGATCACCGGCTACCTCTCCGACTTCCGCCCCGACGACGGCTTCCTCGGCGAGGAGGGGGCCAGCTCCCCGGGCAGCACCGGCATCCGCTGGGTCATCGACCCGCTCGACGGCACGGTGAACTACCTCTACGGCCTGCCCACGTGGGCGGTCTCCATCGCCGCGGAGCGCGACGGGGAGCGGGTCGTGGGCGTCGTCGAGGCCCCGATGCGCCGGGAGACCTACCGGGCGGTCCTCGGCGGCGGTGCGTTCGCGAACGGCGAAGCCCTGCGCTGCCGGCCCGCCCCGCCGCTGGACCAGGCGCTCGTCTCGACCGGTTTCAACTACGTGGGACACGTCCGCGCCCACCAGGCGGACGTCGCCCAGCGGCTGATCCCCCGGCTCCGGGACATCCGGCGCAGCGGCTCGGCGGCCGTCGACCTCTGCGACGTGGCGGCGGGCCGGCTGGACGGCTACTACGAGCGCGGGCTGCACCCCTGGGACCTGGCGGCGGGCGACCTCATCGCCCGGGAGGCGGGCGCACTGACCGGCGGCCGTCCGGGACTGCCCGCCGACGGGGACCTGACGGTGGCCGCGACCCCCGGTGTCTTCGAGCCGCTGCAGGCCGCACTCGACGAGCTGGGCGCCTGGCACGACTGA
- a CDS encoding response regulator transcription factor: MRVLVVEDEQLLADAVATGLRREAMAVDVVYDGAAALERIGVNDYDVVVLDRDLPVVHGDDVCRRIVELGMPTRVLMLTASGDVSDRVEGLELGADDYLPKPFAFSELTARVRALGRRTTVALPPVLERAGIKLDPNRREVFRDEAEIQLAPKEFAVLEVLMRSEGAVVSAEQLLEKAWDENTDPFTNVVRVTVMTLRRKLGEPPVIVTVPGSGYRI, encoded by the coding sequence GTGCGCGTACTCGTCGTCGAGGACGAGCAGCTGCTCGCCGATGCGGTGGCCACCGGACTGCGCCGGGAGGCCATGGCCGTCGACGTCGTCTACGACGGTGCCGCGGCCCTGGAGCGCATCGGGGTCAACGACTACGACGTCGTCGTGCTGGACCGGGACCTCCCGGTGGTGCACGGGGACGACGTCTGCCGCAGGATCGTCGAACTGGGCATGCCCACCCGGGTGCTCATGCTCACCGCGTCCGGCGACGTCAGCGACCGGGTCGAGGGCCTGGAGCTGGGCGCGGACGACTACCTGCCCAAGCCCTTCGCGTTCAGCGAGCTGACCGCCCGGGTGCGCGCGCTGGGCCGCCGTACGACGGTGGCGCTGCCGCCGGTCCTGGAGCGCGCCGGCATCAAGCTCGACCCGAACCGCCGCGAGGTCTTCCGCGACGAGGCGGAGATCCAGCTCGCCCCGAAGGAGTTCGCGGTGCTGGAGGTCCTCATGCGCAGCGAGGGCGCGGTCGTCTCGGCGGAACAGCTGCTGGAGAAGGCCTGGGACGAGAACACCGATCCCTTCACCAACGTGGTGCGCGTCACGGTCATGACGCTCCGCCGCAAGCTCGGCGAACCGCCCGTCATCGTCACCGTGCCGGGCTCCGGATACCGGATCTGA
- a CDS encoding sensor histidine kinase, translating to MATTPGPSAAPPKPTWEPKQQEPPYPWLRPTIRIRLTLLYGGMFLIAGIVLLSIIYMLAAQALSVGTDLPFEIVSGKVTSEICDLPPNASPDAFNAAMNACVNHQRKAALETLLNRSLLALVGLSVIAFAFGYAMAGRVLSPLGRITRTARRVAGTDLTRRIELDGPDDELKELADTFDDMLDRLERAFTAQQRFVGNASHELRTPLAINRTLLEVHLSDPEAPPELQQLGKTLLATNERSEQLVEGLLLLARSDNQIVERKPVDLAEVAERAIDQARSEAVAKKVEVRGERATAVVQGNGVLLERIALNLVQNAVRYNVPEDGWVEVTTEARDGQALLVVSNTGPVVPAYEIDNLFEPFRRLRTERTGSDKGVGLGLSIARSVARAHGGRIIAEPREGGGLVMRVTLPV from the coding sequence ATGGCCACCACCCCCGGGCCCTCCGCGGCGCCTCCGAAACCCACCTGGGAGCCCAAGCAGCAGGAGCCCCCGTACCCCTGGCTGCGCCCGACCATCCGGATACGGCTCACGCTGCTGTACGGCGGGATGTTCCTGATCGCGGGCATCGTGCTGCTGTCGATCATCTACATGCTGGCGGCGCAGGCACTGAGCGTCGGCACGGATCTGCCGTTCGAGATCGTCAGCGGCAAGGTCACCAGCGAGATCTGCGACCTGCCCCCGAACGCCAGCCCGGACGCCTTCAACGCGGCGATGAACGCCTGCGTCAACCACCAGCGCAAGGCGGCGCTGGAAACCCTGCTCAACCGTTCGCTGCTCGCCCTGGTCGGCCTCAGCGTGATCGCGTTCGCCTTCGGCTACGCCATGGCCGGACGCGTGCTGTCCCCGCTCGGCCGGATCACCCGGACCGCGCGCCGGGTGGCCGGGACCGACCTCACCCGTCGGATCGAGCTGGACGGCCCGGACGACGAGCTGAAGGAGCTGGCGGACACCTTCGACGACATGCTGGACCGGCTGGAGCGGGCTTTCACCGCGCAGCAGCGCTTCGTCGGCAACGCCTCGCACGAGCTGCGCACCCCGCTGGCGATCAACCGCACCCTGCTGGAGGTCCATCTCTCCGACCCGGAGGCCCCGCCGGAGCTCCAGCAGCTCGGCAAGACCCTCCTGGCCACCAACGAGCGCAGCGAGCAGCTCGTCGAGGGCCTGCTGCTGCTGGCCCGCAGCGACAACCAGATCGTCGAGCGCAAGCCGGTCGACCTCGCGGAGGTCGCCGAGCGCGCCATCGACCAGGCACGGTCGGAGGCGGTGGCGAAGAAGGTCGAGGTCCGGGGCGAGCGGGCCACGGCGGTGGTCCAGGGCAACGGCGTCCTGCTGGAGCGGATCGCGCTGAACCTCGTGCAGAACGCCGTGCGCTACAACGTGCCCGAGGACGGCTGGGTGGAGGTCACCACCGAGGCGCGGGACGGCCAGGCCCTGCTCGTCGTCTCGAACACCGGACCGGTGGTCCCGGCCTACGAGATCGACAACCTCTTCGAGCCCTTCAGGCGGCTGCGTACGGAGCGCACGGGCAGCGACAAGGGGGTCGGGCTCGGCCTGTCGATCGCGCGGTCCGTCGCGCGGGCCCACGGAGGCCGTATCATCGCGGAGCCCCGCGAGGGCGGTGGTCTCGTGATGCGCGTCACCCTGCCGGTCTGA
- a CDS encoding DUF4193 domain-containing protein: protein MATDYDTPRKTDDDVDQDSLEELKARRSDKTASAVDVDEFDAAEGLELPGADLSNEELAVRVLPKQADEFTCMSCFLVHHRSQLAREKNGQPICRDCD from the coding sequence ATGGCGACGGATTACGACACCCCACGCAAGACCGACGACGATGTGGACCAGGACAGCCTCGAAGAGCTCAAGGCACGTCGGAGCGACAAGACGGCGTCCGCCGTCGACGTCGACGAATTCGACGCGGCCGAAGGACTCGAACTGCCCGGCGCGGACCTCTCCAACGAGGAGCTGGCCGTCCGGGTGCTGCCCAAGCAGGCCGATGAGTTCACCTGCATGAGCTGCTTCCTGGTGCACCACCGCAGCCAGCTGGCCCGCGAGAAGAACGGTCAGCCCATCTGCCGCGACTGCGACTGA
- a CDS encoding DUF3093 domain-containing protein: MQPSAPPFDERLTAPRSWWFIAFGVGVACALMLLPLGTLPLLAGLAGGTVAAALLVSSYGSARIRVVAGALVAGDARIPLSALGEPEVLDAEEARAWRTHKADARAFMLLRGYVETAVRVEVTDPDDPTPYVYLSTRNPQGLAAALSTVPTA, from the coding sequence ATGCAGCCTTCCGCCCCGCCCTTCGACGAACGTCTCACCGCGCCCCGCTCCTGGTGGTTCATCGCCTTCGGGGTCGGTGTCGCCTGTGCTCTGATGCTTCTGCCGTTGGGCACCCTGCCGCTGCTCGCCGGTCTGGCCGGCGGCACGGTCGCCGCCGCGCTCCTGGTGAGCAGCTACGGCTCCGCCCGGATCCGGGTGGTGGCGGGGGCGCTCGTCGCAGGCGACGCCCGGATCCCGCTGTCGGCGCTCGGTGAGCCCGAGGTGCTGGACGCCGAGGAGGCACGGGCCTGGCGGACGCACAAGGCCGACGCCCGTGCGTTCATGCTGCTGCGCGGCTATGTGGAGACGGCGGTGCGGGTGGAGGTCACGGACCCGGACGACCCGACACCGTACGTCTACCTCTCGACCCGGAACCCGCAGGGCCTGGCGGCGGCGCTGAGCACCGTCCCGACGGCCTGA